One segment of Radiobacillus kanasensis DNA contains the following:
- the rsmH gene encoding 16S rRNA (cytosine(1402)-N(4))-methyltransferase RsmH has translation MFEHYSVLNQEAVEGLHIKSNGTYVDCTLGAGGHSERIVKQLGEGGRLVAFDQDLDALQAANERLQEYEGKILFIHSNFRNLKANLQENQIDQVDGILFDLGVSSPQLDQAERGFSYHNEARLDMRMDQTQSLSAYEVVNTWSYEQLVRIFFQYGEEKFSKQIARKIEQQREQRQVESTQELVELIKEAIPAPARRKGGHPAKRIFQAIRIAVNDELGAFHDALHQAAEVVNVQGRISVITFHSLEDRLCKQAFKKWSTTPPMPKNIPIIPEEMKPPFDMVTRKPIVPNDKEIEENRRSRSAKLRIVEKVKPWNEEFTYQEGWNKS, from the coding sequence ATGTTTGAGCATTATAGTGTATTAAATCAGGAAGCCGTAGAGGGCTTACATATTAAATCGAATGGAACGTATGTGGATTGCACGCTAGGAGCGGGCGGCCACTCTGAACGAATTGTCAAGCAATTGGGAGAAGGTGGCCGATTAGTTGCCTTTGATCAAGATTTGGATGCCCTACAAGCGGCAAATGAAAGACTTCAAGAGTATGAAGGTAAGATTTTATTTATACATTCAAACTTTCGAAATCTCAAGGCTAATCTACAAGAAAATCAGATTGATCAAGTCGATGGAATTTTATTTGATTTAGGTGTTTCTTCACCACAACTTGATCAAGCAGAAAGAGGGTTTAGCTACCATAACGAAGCAAGGCTGGATATGAGAATGGACCAGACCCAATCCTTATCCGCCTATGAGGTTGTCAATACATGGAGCTATGAACAGCTCGTTCGAATCTTCTTTCAATACGGAGAAGAGAAATTTTCAAAACAAATTGCGAGAAAAATAGAACAACAACGGGAACAAAGACAGGTTGAGTCGACACAAGAGCTAGTGGAGTTGATTAAGGAAGCAATTCCAGCCCCTGCGAGAAGGAAGGGTGGACATCCTGCTAAACGGATATTCCAAGCTATCCGGATTGCGGTAAATGATGAATTAGGAGCTTTTCACGATGCTCTACATCAAGCTGCTGAAGTTGTGAATGTCCAAGGAAGGATTTCTGTTATTACCTTTCATTCATTAGAGGATCGTTTATGTAAACAGGCATTCAAAAAGTGGAGTACAACTCCTCCCATGCCTAAAAACATTCCAATTATACCTGAAGAGATGAAGCCTCCATTTGACATGGTAACGAGGAAGCCTATCGTACCAAATGACAAAGAAATCGAAGAAAATAGAAGATCTAGATCAGCTAAACTACGAATCGTTGAAAAAGTAAAACCATGGAATGAAGAATTTACGTATCAAGAAGGGTGGAATAAATCGTGA
- the ftsL gene encoding cell division protein FtsL, translating into MSASEARNWQQSWQQQTNPTIHTEPERKVKVKINKKRWVTTGEKVLYTVCSAIAVTALFFIVSFSISVDSINRDVQQMEQQMDKQQVQNENLEYKVKELSNPDRILKIAKENGLKIQNAEVKQASTISN; encoded by the coding sequence GTGAGCGCAAGTGAAGCTAGAAACTGGCAACAATCATGGCAACAACAAACCAATCCAACAATCCATACAGAACCAGAACGTAAAGTAAAAGTAAAAATTAACAAAAAAAGATGGGTTACGACAGGGGAAAAAGTATTATATACTGTATGCAGTGCAATAGCGGTAACTGCGTTGTTTTTTATCGTTTCTTTTAGCATCTCTGTCGATTCTATAAATAGAGATGTCCAACAAATGGAACAACAGATGGATAAGCAACAGGTACAAAACGAAAACCTTGAATATAAGGTGAAAGAGCTTTCCAATCCTGACCGAATTCTTAAGATAGCAAAAGAAAATGGTCTCAAAATACAAAATGCAGAAGTGAAACAAGCTAGCACAATATCCAACTAG
- a CDS encoding penicillin-binding protein, whose product MKKNKTTHVMSSILLVVFSVLFLVLCGRFLYIQGTGEVSGVSLGTWADKQRTSTYEIEAKRGTIYDRNGMTLAYDRATYRLQAIVDESYSDNLEEPQHVTDPQQTAEKLAPLLNIEVEEMVKTMNEGIAEGQFQVEFGTKGRDLSQGTKEKIEALKLPGIQFQEESIRYYPNGQFASRVIGLAQKNEDSKISGVTGIELEMDELLSGEKGKVSYQRDKYSTKLLDPKEVMDEPDNGDNVYLTIDQKIQTFLEDAMSQVAEQYKPERMSAIVMDPKTGQVLAMANRPSYNPNDIGDVSNWYNDSISNPFEPGSTMKIFTLASAIAEGVWNPNDVYKSGTYSVQGGSISDWNTGWGTISYLEGIQRSSNVGAAKLAYEKIGPERFLEYLNAFDFDQKANIDLPGEVAGQILYRYSIEKVTTAFGQGTTVTPIQLMKAATSVANDGKMMKPYVISKIVDPNSNKVVQETKPEVVSEPITADTAKKVRDILETVITSENGTGKVYKLNDYTVAGKTGTAQIPGPDGKYLTGEENYVFSFLGMAPKEDPELMMYVSVKQPTLSKNESGSEPVSFIFKNVMENSLHYLNIKPDQEDNGNISTVEVPNLTNQSVASATDQLSKLGFKVSTIGNGQTVTGVYPQAGVTALPNERVLLLTDQPTVPDMKGWSVRDVLKFSSLTGMKVDTMGTGFAIKQSIQKDTPIKSDGYLVVEFAPPSYVKEAEESSPSPETTE is encoded by the coding sequence GTGAAAAAAAATAAAACGACTCATGTCATGTCCTCCATTCTTTTGGTGGTTTTTTCGGTTTTATTTTTAGTGCTTTGCGGAAGGTTCCTCTATATTCAAGGGACAGGGGAAGTTTCTGGAGTTTCCTTAGGTACGTGGGCAGATAAACAACGAACAAGCACGTACGAGATAGAGGCAAAGCGAGGAACGATTTATGACCGGAATGGAATGACGCTTGCTTATGATCGTGCTACATACCGTTTGCAAGCAATCGTCGATGAATCATATTCGGATAATTTAGAGGAGCCACAGCATGTTACGGATCCGCAACAAACAGCGGAAAAGCTGGCTCCTTTATTAAATATAGAAGTGGAAGAAATGGTCAAGACCATGAATGAGGGAATAGCGGAAGGTCAATTCCAAGTAGAGTTTGGTACGAAAGGGAGAGACTTAAGCCAGGGAACCAAAGAAAAAATTGAAGCATTAAAGCTTCCGGGCATTCAGTTTCAAGAAGAATCGATTCGCTATTACCCAAACGGACAATTTGCTTCTCGTGTAATAGGTTTAGCTCAGAAAAATGAAGATAGCAAAATATCTGGTGTAACCGGAATTGAACTAGAGATGGATGAATTACTTTCGGGAGAGAAAGGAAAGGTTTCCTATCAACGGGACAAATATTCTACCAAACTATTAGATCCAAAAGAAGTTATGGACGAGCCTGATAACGGAGATAATGTGTATTTAACGATTGATCAAAAGATTCAAACATTTTTAGAGGATGCTATGTCACAAGTAGCTGAACAATACAAGCCTGAGCGGATGTCGGCAATTGTGATGGATCCGAAAACCGGGCAAGTATTAGCGATGGCAAACCGCCCAAGCTATAACCCGAACGATATTGGAGATGTATCAAACTGGTACAATGATTCCATATCGAATCCGTTTGAGCCAGGGTCTACAATGAAAATATTCACGTTGGCTTCTGCTATTGCGGAAGGCGTGTGGAACCCAAATGACGTCTATAAGTCGGGGACATATAGCGTTCAGGGTGGTTCCATTAGTGACTGGAATACAGGATGGGGAACGATCTCTTATTTAGAGGGGATTCAGCGCTCCTCTAACGTAGGTGCTGCAAAACTAGCCTATGAAAAAATTGGACCAGAACGCTTCTTAGAGTATTTAAACGCTTTTGATTTTGATCAAAAGGCTAATATCGACTTACCTGGAGAAGTCGCTGGTCAAATCTTGTATCGATACTCGATTGAGAAAGTTACGACTGCCTTCGGGCAAGGTACTACAGTTACCCCTATTCAGCTCATGAAGGCCGCTACTTCCGTTGCTAATGATGGAAAAATGATGAAGCCTTATGTCATTTCGAAAATAGTGGATCCTAATTCAAACAAGGTAGTTCAAGAGACAAAACCGGAAGTGGTTAGCGAACCCATTACTGCCGATACCGCCAAGAAGGTTAGGGACATTTTAGAAACCGTTATTACTTCGGAGAATGGTACTGGTAAGGTGTATAAACTCAATGATTATACCGTAGCTGGAAAAACAGGTACAGCTCAAATTCCTGGTCCAGATGGCAAGTACTTAACCGGGGAAGAAAACTATGTGTTTTCCTTTTTAGGAATGGCTCCTAAGGAAGACCCAGAGCTCATGATGTATGTATCAGTTAAACAACCAACACTTAGCAAAAATGAAAGTGGGTCTGAACCGGTATCGTTTATCTTTAAAAATGTGATGGAAAATAGCCTTCATTATTTGAACATTAAGCCAGACCAAGAGGATAATGGAAACATTTCAACAGTCGAAGTACCTAACCTGACGAATCAATCCGTAGCGAGCGCAACCGACCAATTGTCTAAATTAGGATTTAAAGTTTCGACCATAGGAAATGGTCAAACGGTTACAGGTGTTTATCCACAGGCAGGAGTGACTGCTCTTCCGAATGAGAGAGTCTTGCTGTTAACGGATCAACCAACCGTCCCGGATATGAAGGGGTGGTCCGTGCGTGATGTCTTAAAATTTAGCTCATTAACAGGTATGAAGGTCGATACAATGGGGACAGGATTTGCCATTAAGCAAAGTATTCAAAAGGATACTCCGATAAAATCAGACGGCTACCTTGTCGTAGAATTTGCACCACCCAGTTACGTAAAAGAGGCAGAAGAATCTTCTCCTTCTCCTGAAACAACTGAATAA
- a CDS encoding stage V sporulation protein D, with the protein MKRVSNVTLRKRLVTVFLLGMVIFLVIIVRLGYVQFVIGDWLTDKAEESWSRDITFEPERGKILDRNGEVLAGNVSAPTVMAVPSQIDNPDEVAGRLAEILDMSKEAAYKEVTKKSSIVKIHPQGRKISEDKADAINALDMQGVYIAEDSKRNYPKGSYLSHVLGFSGIDNQGLMGLEAYYDDRLNGEKGSLSFYSDAKGHKMENIADVYKAPEDGQNLKLTIDSRVQTIMERELDLAVSKYNPDGAMALAVDPDTGEVLGMSSRPTFDPENYQNVDSEVYNRNLPVWSTYEPGSTFKIITLAAALEEDLVDLHKDEFTDDGSIEVDGTTLHCWKSGGHGHQTFMEVVQNSCNPGFVKLGEKLGTERLFSYIDDFGFGQKTGIDLQGEAKGIMFSEENRGPVETATTAFGQGVSVTPIQQVMAVSAAVNGGYLYEPYIAKEWVDPVSNEVVEKNEPNRKQRVISEATSKEIRKALENVVAKGTGGSAYVEGYRVGGKTGTAQKVGPDGTYMENNHIVSFMGFAPADDPEIVVYVAIDNPKGTVQFGGVVAAPIAGNIIGDSLRALGVEKRDNGVEKEYKWPDQPLVEVPDLVGKTKKDLQQYLTNLGIEASGDGKYVTNQAPEAGVKIQQGETIRLYFSDEKPDKTDDKKTDEN; encoded by the coding sequence ATGAAACGGGTATCCAATGTAACGCTACGAAAACGATTAGTCACTGTTTTTTTATTAGGAATGGTTATCTTTTTAGTCATCATCGTCCGGCTAGGTTACGTCCAGTTTGTGATCGGTGACTGGTTAACAGATAAAGCGGAAGAATCCTGGAGCCGGGATATTACTTTTGAACCAGAACGAGGTAAAATACTAGATCGCAATGGTGAGGTGTTAGCAGGCAATGTGTCTGCACCAACGGTTATGGCAGTCCCGAGTCAGATTGATAATCCAGATGAAGTAGCGGGTCGTCTTGCCGAAATATTGGACATGTCTAAGGAAGCTGCCTATAAAGAGGTTACGAAGAAATCTAGTATTGTAAAAATTCACCCACAAGGAAGAAAGATTTCAGAAGACAAGGCAGATGCTATAAATGCCTTGGACATGCAAGGCGTGTACATAGCGGAAGACTCCAAACGAAATTACCCAAAAGGAAGCTATTTATCTCACGTTCTTGGCTTTAGTGGAATCGATAACCAAGGACTAATGGGACTAGAAGCTTACTATGATGACCGGTTAAATGGAGAAAAAGGAAGTTTGTCTTTTTATTCGGATGCTAAAGGTCATAAAATGGAGAATATTGCCGATGTATATAAGGCACCCGAGGATGGACAGAACTTGAAACTAACGATTGATTCACGAGTTCAGACGATTATGGAAAGAGAATTAGACCTTGCTGTTTCCAAGTATAATCCAGATGGAGCAATGGCTCTAGCGGTAGATCCTGACACTGGGGAAGTGCTTGGAATGTCGTCTAGACCAACATTTGATCCGGAAAATTATCAGAATGTAGATTCCGAAGTCTATAATCGAAATTTGCCAGTTTGGAGTACCTATGAGCCTGGTTCTACCTTCAAAATTATTACGTTAGCTGCAGCACTTGAAGAAGACTTAGTAGACTTGCATAAGGATGAATTTACTGACGATGGTTCAATCGAGGTGGACGGCACAACCCTTCACTGCTGGAAAAGTGGTGGGCATGGACACCAGACGTTTATGGAAGTGGTTCAAAATTCATGTAACCCTGGTTTTGTTAAACTAGGAGAAAAACTAGGTACAGAAAGACTGTTTTCTTATATTGATGATTTTGGCTTTGGTCAAAAAACAGGCATTGATTTGCAAGGAGAGGCAAAAGGGATCATGTTCTCAGAAGAAAACAGAGGCCCTGTAGAAACTGCGACGACTGCATTTGGGCAAGGGGTTTCGGTAACGCCAATCCAACAAGTCATGGCCGTGTCTGCAGCCGTAAACGGAGGCTACTTATACGAGCCGTATATCGCTAAAGAATGGGTTGATCCAGTATCGAACGAGGTTGTGGAGAAAAATGAGCCGAACAGGAAACAACGCGTTATAAGTGAAGCGACGTCAAAAGAAATTCGAAAGGCGCTTGAAAACGTAGTTGCGAAAGGTACTGGTGGAAGTGCTTATGTTGAAGGATATCGCGTTGGAGGAAAAACCGGTACGGCACAGAAGGTAGGACCAGACGGAACCTATATGGAAAATAATCATATCGTATCTTTTATGGGATTTGCACCAGCAGATGATCCGGAAATCGTTGTCTATGTTGCGATTGATAATCCGAAGGGAACCGTCCAATTTGGTGGTGTCGTCGCAGCTCCTATTGCAGGGAATATAATTGGAGATAGCTTACGAGCGCTAGGTGTAGAGAAAAGAGATAATGGCGTGGAAAAGGAATACAAATGGCCGGATCAACCATTAGTAGAAGTTCCGGACCTTGTTGGAAAAACAAAGAAAGATCTTCAGCAATACTTAACAAACTTAGGGATTGAAGCAAGTGGAGATGGAAAATATGTCACCAATCAAGCACCAGAAGCCGGAGTCAAGATTCAACAAGGAGAGACAATAAGACTGTACTTCTCTGATGAAAAACCGGATAAGACCGACGATAAAAAAACAGATGAAAATTAA
- a CDS encoding UDP-N-acetylmuramoyl-L-alanyl-D-glutamate--2,6-diaminopimelate ligase: MNLKELLSDISFFTTTKSIDDVIIQGMEMDSRQVKPGSLFICIPGHMVDGHDFVEQAVQNGAVAILAEKPVSVDVPVVIVPDTPRALAMVANRYYNQPTHDLNLIGITGTNGKTSITYLLEAIFKEAKQKTGLIGTIQMKIGEESFQVKNTTPDALFLQKSFAEMREKQVESAFMEVSSHALVMGRTFGCDFNIAIFTNLTQDHLDYHNTMEEYLHAKSLLFSQLGNSYKENPKYAIINRDDPHSLTLIKSTAQQVLTYGINSEHLDIQAANVNLDANGSSFDLRTPIGSISIKSKLMGTFSVYNMLAAASAAICSGVSLDTIKKALESTTGVRGRFEPVVNGQSFGVIVDYAHTPDSLENVLQTVESFAKGKVIVVVGCGGDRDRIKRPIMAKTAVDYSDLAIYTSDNPRTEDPKQILEDMVEGLEAHEHQYRVIENRKEAIHYAIEHAKGDDIVVIAGKGHETYQIIGDQTYDFDDREVAKQMIQKTLGKGK; this comes from the coding sequence TTGAATTTGAAGGAATTGTTATCAGATATTTCATTTTTTACCACTACTAAATCGATCGATGATGTAATCATACAAGGAATGGAAATGGATTCTAGACAAGTAAAGCCGGGCTCCCTTTTTATTTGCATACCTGGTCATATGGTAGATGGACATGATTTTGTGGAGCAAGCCGTTCAAAATGGCGCGGTCGCTATTTTAGCTGAAAAACCCGTATCTGTGGATGTGCCAGTTGTTATCGTCCCTGATACACCACGCGCATTAGCCATGGTAGCAAACCGATATTACAACCAACCGACACATGACCTCAATCTAATTGGAATAACGGGAACGAATGGAAAAACTTCGATTACGTACTTATTAGAGGCTATATTCAAAGAAGCCAAACAAAAAACAGGCTTAATTGGTACGATTCAAATGAAAATAGGGGAGGAGAGCTTTCAGGTGAAGAATACAACACCTGACGCTCTTTTCCTACAAAAAAGCTTTGCAGAAATGCGTGAGAAACAGGTGGAGTCAGCTTTTATGGAGGTGTCTTCGCATGCGCTTGTCATGGGAAGAACCTTTGGGTGCGACTTTAATATCGCTATTTTCACGAACTTGACGCAAGACCATCTAGATTACCACAATACGATGGAGGAGTACTTGCACGCCAAAAGCTTGCTCTTCTCGCAATTAGGAAACAGCTATAAGGAAAATCCAAAATATGCAATCATAAATAGAGATGACCCGCATAGCCTTACATTAATTAAGAGTACTGCACAACAGGTGCTTACGTATGGAATTAATAGTGAGCATTTAGATATTCAAGCGGCAAATGTTAACTTGGATGCAAATGGGTCCAGCTTCGATTTACGTACCCCTATTGGAAGTATTTCAATCAAAAGTAAGCTTATGGGAACCTTTAGTGTGTACAATATGCTAGCGGCTGCTTCAGCGGCAATTTGTTCTGGTGTGTCTTTGGATACGATTAAAAAGGCTCTAGAATCCACGACTGGAGTTAGAGGTCGATTTGAACCGGTTGTAAATGGTCAATCCTTTGGTGTCATTGTAGATTACGCTCATACTCCAGATTCTTTAGAAAACGTTTTGCAGACAGTAGAATCTTTTGCAAAAGGAAAAGTAATCGTAGTTGTTGGATGCGGAGGGGATCGGGATCGTATAAAACGTCCGATTATGGCGAAAACGGCAGTCGATTATTCTGATCTTGCCATCTATACCTCTGATAATCCACGCACGGAAGACCCTAAGCAAATTTTAGAGGATATGGTGGAAGGCCTAGAGGCACATGAACACCAATATAGGGTTATCGAAAATAGGAAAGAAGCTATTCACTATGCTATCGAACATGCCAAAGGGGACGATATAGTCGTTATCGCAGGAAAAGGACATGAGACTTATCAAATCATAGGAGATCAAACGTATGATTTCGATGACCGTGAAGTAGCAAAGCAAATGATTCAAAAAACTTTAGGTAAGGGGAAATAA
- a CDS encoding UDP-N-acetylmuramoyl-tripeptide--D-alanyl-D-alanine ligase, with translation MLFSTSFLNELFPENKGAVHINLSFHEVATDSRKKTKKSLFVPLVGDNFDGHDFLKDAFNNGAVGALWQKDKSLPRFLPTDFPVYFVEDTLEALQRLASQYRLEINPKVIGITGSNGKTTTKDMVGTVLTSAYNTHRTKGNFNNHIGLPLTILSMPRDTEVLVLEMGMSDFGEIQKLSEIAKPDYAIITNIGESHIEYLGSREGIAQAKTEIVAGMASEGRLYIDGDEPLLKNLDSTSLTVISCGFGPNNSIVLDAITMDSDYTDFQIAGEAFRLPMLGKHNVKNASFAISIAKDLDVSMEQIKKSLLSLKISGMRFEKLQGLNGSTLINDAYNASPTSMKAAIEVITELAQYEKKILVLGDIFEIGETSKPLHRSVAEAITDDIDMVLTMGKDASEITDQVQIEFPKTYAKHCTTEEEVLKELQPVLQEGTIILFKASRGMKFEKMVEQLQE, from the coding sequence ATGCTTTTTTCTACAAGCTTTCTGAACGAACTTTTTCCAGAAAACAAAGGTGCCGTTCACATCAATCTTTCTTTTCATGAAGTAGCAACAGATAGTAGAAAGAAAACCAAGAAGTCGCTGTTTGTTCCTCTAGTGGGGGACAATTTCGATGGTCATGATTTTTTGAAAGATGCCTTTAATAATGGGGCGGTAGGTGCCCTTTGGCAAAAAGACAAATCATTGCCAAGATTTTTACCAACAGACTTCCCAGTTTATTTCGTGGAGGATACGCTAGAAGCACTCCAGCGATTAGCTTCTCAATACCGGTTGGAAATTAACCCAAAGGTGATTGGAATTACAGGCTCCAACGGAAAAACAACTACAAAAGACATGGTTGGAACGGTATTAACCAGTGCCTATAACACCCACCGAACAAAGGGAAACTTTAACAATCATATCGGTCTGCCACTTACCATTTTATCGATGCCGAGAGACACCGAAGTACTGGTTTTAGAAATGGGCATGAGTGACTTTGGTGAGATTCAAAAATTATCGGAAATTGCGAAACCGGACTATGCCATCATTACAAATATTGGAGAGTCCCATATTGAATACCTAGGATCTAGGGAAGGGATTGCACAAGCGAAAACAGAGATTGTGGCAGGGATGGCCAGTGAGGGTCGGTTATACATAGATGGGGATGAACCATTGTTAAAAAACTTAGATTCCACATCCTTGACAGTGATTTCGTGTGGTTTTGGTCCTAATAATTCGATTGTTTTGGATGCTATTACCATGGATTCGGATTATACCGATTTTCAAATTGCTGGTGAGGCGTTTCGTCTTCCTATGTTAGGGAAGCATAATGTGAAGAATGCATCCTTTGCTATCTCAATCGCAAAGGATTTAGACGTGTCTATGGAACAAATAAAGAAAAGCTTACTTTCATTAAAAATATCAGGAATGAGATTTGAAAAACTCCAAGGATTAAATGGATCTACCTTAATAAACGACGCCTACAATGCTTCTCCTACATCTATGAAAGCAGCTATTGAAGTGATAACAGAACTAGCTCAGTATGAGAAAAAGATCCTCGTGTTAGGAGATATTTTTGAGATTGGGGAAACATCGAAACCATTACATCGTTCGGTTGCTGAGGCTATAACAGACGATATTGATATGGTTCTCACGATGGGGAAAGATGCTTCAGAAATAACCGATCAAGTACAAATTGAATTTCCAAAAACGTATGCCAAGCATTGCACAACAGAAGAAGAAGTTCTAAAGGAATTACAGCCAGTCCTACAAGAAGGAACAATCATATTATTTAAAGCATCCCGCGGTATGAAATTTGAAAAGATGGTCGAACAGCTACAGGAGTAG
- the mraY gene encoding phospho-N-acetylmuramoyl-pentapeptide-transferase, with product MSVYVLIVTIAIAFLITVLISPIFIPFLRRLKFGQSIREEGPKSHQKKTGTPTMGGVMILVSIAVTTLVMTSKFNPNPISTDIILLLVVLLGYGLLGFLDDFIKVALKRNLGLTSMQKLIGQLIIGIIFYITLVQNDFPTYIQIPGTSIQWDLGWGYALLVVFMLVGASNAVNLTDGLDGLLAGTAAIAFGAFGILAWYGFPQFEITIFCLAAVGALLGFLVFNAHPAKVFMGDTGSLGLGGAIAAVAILTKLEVLLIVIGGVFVLETLSVIIQVISFKTTGKRVFKMSPLHHHYELMGWSEWRVVTTFWLVGLLFATLAIYIEVWIN from the coding sequence ATGAGTGTATATGTATTAATTGTAACAATAGCTATTGCATTTTTAATTACCGTCCTAATCTCCCCCATTTTCATTCCCTTTTTAAGAAGGTTGAAATTTGGACAAAGTATTAGGGAAGAGGGACCAAAATCCCATCAAAAAAAGACAGGCACTCCAACTATGGGAGGAGTCATGATCTTAGTAAGTATAGCAGTAACCACGTTGGTTATGACGAGCAAATTTAATCCAAACCCAATTAGTACTGACATAATTTTACTTTTAGTTGTCTTATTAGGGTATGGATTATTAGGATTTTTAGATGATTTTATTAAAGTTGCCTTGAAACGAAATCTTGGATTAACCTCCATGCAAAAGTTAATCGGTCAATTAATTATCGGAATTATTTTTTATATCACATTAGTACAAAATGACTTCCCAACCTACATCCAGATTCCTGGGACGAGTATTCAATGGGATCTAGGATGGGGGTATGCGTTACTTGTTGTATTTATGCTTGTTGGGGCTTCTAATGCGGTAAACTTAACAGATGGCTTAGATGGACTCCTCGCCGGAACAGCAGCCATAGCCTTTGGAGCTTTCGGTATATTAGCTTGGTACGGGTTTCCACAATTTGAAATTACGATTTTCTGTTTAGCAGCAGTTGGAGCTCTATTAGGTTTTCTTGTCTTCAATGCCCATCCTGCGAAAGTATTCATGGGAGATACTGGTTCATTAGGGCTAGGTGGAGCCATTGCGGCGGTTGCTATTCTGACAAAGCTCGAAGTCCTACTCATTGTGATCGGTGGGGTTTTTGTATTAGAAACACTTTCGGTTATTATTCAAGTTATTTCCTTTAAGACAACTGGAAAAAGAGTGTTTAAGATGAGCCCGTTGCATCACCATTATGAGTTAATGGGTTGGTCCGAATGGCGTGTCGTAACGACGTTTTGGCTAGTTGGACTTCTGTTTGCAACGCTCGCAATTTATATTGAGGTGTGGATAAATTGA
- the murD gene encoding UDP-N-acetylmuramoyl-L-alanine--D-glutamate ligase → MNKLEEFPYQHILVLGLAKSGKAAAKLLHASNKTVRVNDYRATPADLDVQELEGLGMEVITGGHPLEVLDNIDLIVKNPGIPYHNPIVQEAERRSIPIITEIELASRLAPHDVIGITGSNGKTTTTTLIFQMLEESHCPAKIAGNIGNVATEVAQTVKPDETMVMELSSFQLLGIQSFKPKVAVLLNIFEAHLDYHKTMDHYTGAKANLFYNQDETDYLVYNMDDSLVCEMVKHAASTKVPFSTKQKVPNGAWCDDQDLYFQEERIISLRDIVLVGQHNLENILAAVSAAKLSGATNEGIQQVLTTFTGVKHRLQFVKNVHDRSFYNDSKATNILATSKALSAFDKPTILLAGGLDRGNDFDELAPYLNHVKAVVLFGETAPKLEKLARSIGIESIEFVDNVKHAAQKAYQLSEPNDVILLSPACASWDQYKTFEDRGDMFVEAVHTLE, encoded by the coding sequence TTGAACAAATTAGAAGAATTTCCCTATCAACATATATTAGTTTTAGGTTTGGCGAAAAGTGGGAAAGCAGCAGCTAAGCTGTTACATGCTAGTAATAAAACGGTACGAGTGAACGACTACCGAGCTACACCGGCGGATTTGGACGTGCAGGAGTTAGAAGGGCTTGGCATGGAGGTTATCACAGGAGGACATCCTCTAGAGGTACTAGATAACATCGATCTTATCGTAAAAAATCCAGGTATTCCGTACCATAATCCGATTGTTCAAGAAGCTGAAAGGCGTTCGATTCCGATTATTACGGAAATAGAACTTGCTTCACGCCTCGCTCCACATGATGTCATCGGCATCACTGGTTCCAATGGAAAAACAACCACTACAACGCTTATTTTTCAAATGTTGGAGGAAAGTCATTGTCCAGCTAAAATTGCTGGGAACATAGGTAATGTGGCAACAGAAGTTGCTCAAACGGTGAAACCAGACGAGACCATGGTAATGGAGCTCTCTTCCTTTCAACTGCTAGGAATTCAAAGCTTTAAACCAAAGGTGGCCGTTTTATTAAATATATTTGAAGCTCATTTAGACTACCATAAAACGATGGATCATTATACGGGTGCAAAAGCTAATCTTTTTTATAACCAAGATGAAACGGATTATCTCGTGTACAATATGGATGATTCTTTAGTGTGTGAAATGGTGAAACATGCAGCTTCTACGAAAGTTCCTTTTTCTACAAAACAAAAGGTTCCGAATGGTGCTTGGTGTGACGACCAGGATTTGTATTTCCAAGAAGAAAGAATTATCTCCTTAAGGGATATTGTTCTTGTCGGCCAACATAACCTAGAAAATATTCTTGCAGCTGTGAGTGCTGCAAAGTTAAGTGGAGCAACTAATGAAGGGATTCAGCAAGTGCTGACGACCTTTACTGGTGTCAAACATCGTCTACAATTCGTGAAAAATGTCCATGATCGTAGTTTTTATAACGATTCCAAAGCGACAAATATTTTAGCCACATCGAAAGCATTATCTGCCTTTGATAAACCGACTATTCTTTTAGCTGGTGGATTAGATCGTGGAAATGACTTTGATGAATTGGCTCCTTATTTAAACCATGTGAAAGCTGTCGTACTATTTGGAGAGACAGCGCCAAAGTTAGAAAAATTAGCGCGTTCTATAGGAATAGAGTCTATAGAATTCGTCGATAATGTTAAACATGCCGCTCAAAAAGCGTATCAGCTATCAGAACCAAATGATGTCATCCTTCTTTCACCAGCATGTGCAAGCTGGGACCAGTACAAAACTTTTGAAGATAGAGGAGACATGTTTGTGGAAGCTGTGCATACATTAGAATAG